Proteins found in one Brachyspira murdochii DSM 12563 genomic segment:
- a CDS encoding ankyrin repeat domain-containing protein, protein MKKLFIILLLFNALLYSKTLDEYLFSAVENNNIKKVKSYLEQGASCNALDSYNRTALINASVRGYDDIAKLLIEEGTDVNIQDKAGATALMYTARNTNYEMAEVLLENGADVNIRDTAGETALYYNIEHNSFGQENETENAIKILNLLIKYGADVNTKNDKGTSLLDVSYRISESFDKNKEMFKILVENGFDLESRIKADRSDYDYTPLMIAVYKKDYDMVKYLLDKGANPNTSNNENKTALMIAIANDNFDISKLLIQQGANINTKDEYGYTALMRAAMIGSYEMVKFLLENGANINTKDNDGNTVLYYNIRYDHYGKEEMLENAKKIFNLLIKYGADVNTKDNYGASLLNAAYSLEGLTPNREMFKVLVENGFDLESRIKAGEDYPAGYDYTPLMIAALRNDYDMVKFLVEKGADVNAKTHSEYRSVVTPLLLSLDYEHIESRYDENSSVAEYLINNGADINVTNEDGETPLMYASKVHNIKVIELLIQKGADINAFDNYGNTALIYGVNNLETVKLLVENGADVNFYKGGSTALISACEYSHERNIDVIKYLVSKKANINAQDNEGDTALNKTLDTSDEGSIDILDFEIAHFLIEQGADVSIKNKREYTPLIYLGMGEGNFNNKSFQEYRIKLAEVLLEKGADINAQDYDGYTSLIWACSRKFDEPYVKFLVEKGADVNIENDHGDTALDMAEYFKLRKIAGILKKAQRNRN, encoded by the coding sequence GCAAAATTACTTATAGAAGAAGGTACTGATGTCAATATTCAAGATAAAGCAGGTGCTACGGCATTAATGTATACTGCTAGAAATACAAATTATGAAATGGCTGAAGTTTTATTAGAAAATGGTGCTGATGTAAACATTAGAGATACAGCAGGAGAAACTGCATTATATTATAATATTGAGCATAATAGTTTCGGACAAGAAAATGAAACAGAAAATGCTATAAAAATACTTAATTTATTAATAAAATACGGTGCTGATGTAAATACTAAAAACGATAAAGGAACATCTCTTCTTGATGTATCCTATAGAATTTCAGAATCTTTTGATAAAAATAAAGAAATGTTTAAAATATTAGTTGAAAATGGTTTTGATTTAGAGTCAAGAATAAAGGCGGATAGATCTGATTATGATTATACTCCTTTAATGATTGCTGTTTATAAAAAAGATTATGATATGGTTAAATATTTGCTTGATAAAGGTGCCAATCCTAATACATCAAATAATGAAAACAAAACAGCTTTAATGATTGCTATTGCTAATGATAATTTTGATATTTCAAAATTACTTATACAACAAGGTGCCAATATAAACACAAAAGATGAATATGGTTATACAGCATTAATGAGAGCTGCTATGATAGGAAGCTATGAAATGGTTAAATTTTTATTAGAAAATGGTGCCAATATAAATACTAAAGATAATGATGGAAACACTGTATTATATTATAATATTCGCTATGATCATTATGGAAAAGAAGAAATGCTAGAAAATGCTAAAAAAATATTTAATTTATTAATAAAATATGGTGCTGATGTAAATACTAAAGACAATTATGGAGCATCACTTCTTAATGCAGCTTATAGTTTAGAAGGATTGACACCAAATAGAGAAATGTTTAAAGTATTAGTAGAAAATGGTTTTGACTTAGAATCAAGAATAAAGGCTGGGGAGGATTATCCTGCTGGTTATGATTATACTCCTTTAATGATAGCAGCTTTAAGAAATGACTATGATATGGTTAAATTTTTAGTTGAAAAAGGTGCCGATGTAAATGCCAAAACACATTCTGAATATAGATCAGTAGTAACTCCCCTATTACTCTCATTAGATTATGAACATATTGAATCTAGATATGATGAAAATTCATCTGTTGCAGAATATTTAATAAATAATGGTGCTGATATAAATGTAACAAATGAGGATGGAGAGACACCTTTAATGTATGCTTCCAAAGTTCATAATATAAAAGTGATAGAACTTCTAATACAAAAAGGTGCTGATATAAATGCTTTCGATAATTATGGAAATACAGCCTTAATATATGGTGTAAATAATTTAGAAACAGTAAAATTATTAGTTGAAAACGGTGCAGATGTAAACTTTTATAAAGGAGGAAGTACTGCTTTAATATCAGCATGTGAGTATAGTCATGAAAGAAATATAGATGTAATAAAATATTTAGTTTCAAAAAAAGCCAATATAAATGCACAAGATAATGAAGGAGACACAGCTTTAAATAAAACTCTTGATACTTCAGATGAAGGAAGTATTGATATACTAGACTTTGAAATAGCTCATTTTTTAATAGAGCAAGGTGCTGATGTAAGCATAAAGAATAAACGAGAATATACTCCTTTGATATATCTTGGTATGGGTGAAGGTAATTTTAATAATAAAAGTTTTCAGGAATATCGTATAAAATTAGCTGAAGTTTTATTAGAAAAAGGTGCAGATATTAATGCTCAAGATTATGATGGATACACTTCTTTAATTTGGGCTTGTTCAAGAAAATTTGATGAACCATATGTTAAATTTCTAGTAGAAAAAGGAGCCGATGTAAATATAGAAAATGACCATGGAGATACTGCTTTAGATATGGCAGAGTATTTTAAACTTAGAAAAATTGCAGGTATTCTAAAAAAAGCTCAAAGAAATAGAAACTAA
- a CDS encoding Rpn family recombination-promoting nuclease/putative transposase translates to MRSINVLNDYFMRYMFAKEGHEHILLNLINAIRTDYNQEPFEEVKVLNTFNLKETINDKQSIVDVRAITKSGETVLVEIQRVGNQSFVYRSLYYWAKGYISNLRNNEKYNDLKQVIVINILDFNLLKDINKEHSCYVIKELETNHILTNHLEMHFLELPKYLFSSSRLTDELYAWFYFLTIKEKREKMEEIMEMLVKKNPIMKEVYDEYNKFVNTKDLFDNYTEYEKNYFDMLALNEERIKGREEGLKEGIEKGEKNKAISMAKNMKKDKVDFNTISKYTGLSIEEIENL, encoded by the coding sequence ATGAGAAGTATTAATGTTTTGAATGACTATTTTATGCGTTATATGTTTGCCAAAGAGGGGCATGAGCATATTTTACTTAATTTAATTAATGCGATAAGAACTGATTACAATCAAGAGCCTTTTGAGGAAGTTAAAGTTCTTAATACTTTTAATCTAAAAGAAACAATTAATGATAAGCAGTCTATAGTTGATGTACGAGCTATTACAAAAAGCGGTGAAACTGTTTTAGTGGAAATACAAAGAGTAGGAAATCAATCATTTGTTTATAGAAGTTTATATTATTGGGCTAAAGGTTATATATCTAATTTAAGAAATAATGAAAAATATAATGATTTGAAACAGGTAATAGTCATTAATATATTAGACTTTAATTTGTTAAAAGATATAAACAAAGAACATAGCTGTTATGTAATAAAAGAACTTGAAACTAATCATATACTAACTAATCATCTGGAAATGCATTTTCTAGAACTTCCTAAATATTTATTTTCAAGTTCTAGATTGACAGATGAATTATATGCTTGGTTTTATTTTTTAACAATTAAAGAAAAAAGAGAAAAAATGGAGGAAATTATGGAAATGTTAGTAAAAAAAAATCCTATAATGAAAGAAGTTTATGATGAATATAATAAATTTGTAAATACAAAAGATTTATTTGACAATTATACTGAATATGAAAAGAATTATTTTGATATGTTAGCTTTAAATGAAGAAAGAATAAAAGGCAGAGAAGAAGGTCTTAAAGAAGGTATTGAAAAAGGTGAGAAAAATAAAGCAATATCTATGGCTAAAAATATGAAAAAAGATAAAGTAGATTTTAATACAATCTCTAAATATACAGGATTGAGTATAGAAGAAATAGAAAACCTATAA